One Deltaproteobacteria bacterium genomic window carries:
- a CDS encoding response regulator, whose protein sequence is MRKPIAILHLEGNADDRERVRKSLESEGLRCTFVCVETRNDFLAAIDLEKFDLILADYMLPSFDGLSAFDILKQRRLYIPFIIVSGTPGEEPAIECLWSGVTDYVLKDRMSRLVPAVLRALDEAAERAARVQSEEALRESETKYRLLFENMTQGAFHQRADGYIVDVNPSALRMFGLPREEFTEIVSRPSSWEAVHENGSPFRDGELPPFAALAAGKPVGGVVAGVPNPLTGTRTWMEISAIPEFRPEESAPFQVAVTLHDITERKKLETQLRQAQKMEAAGMLAGGIAHDFNNALTGILGFSEVLKKHVDGNEEATEELDRIRSCAEHAATLTRQLLMFARRQEMKPANLDLNMAIRDSISLIRKLVGANIEVRDSLAAGLPAIKADRGQLEQVLMNLCINSRDAMPHGGRLLIETSEAVPGDEHLDKNPEAVHGRYAVLSISDTGTGMDEDVRKRAFEPFFTTKDPEKGSGLGLPVAYGIVRQHNGFINLSSEPGKGTVIRIYFPAAGAEPDGPAFIQESPIRGGTEAILLAEDEESLRTLFERILQEFGYTVVTASDGRKAVEAAKEEKDFSLAILDLVMPRMSGKEAFDALKKRRPDLKAIFMSGYSGDAIRDLYDLKSGVPFLQKPFGPFVLAKKVREVLDGD, encoded by the coding sequence ATGCGGAAACCGATTGCGATACTGCATCTTGAGGGCAATGCCGATGACCGGGAACGCGTGCGGAAGAGCCTCGAATCGGAAGGGCTCAGGTGCACGTTCGTGTGCGTGGAAACGCGCAATGACTTTCTGGCCGCGATCGACCTGGAGAAATTCGACCTGATTCTTGCCGACTACATGCTTCCCTCCTTCGACGGGCTGTCCGCGTTCGACATCCTGAAGCAAAGACGCCTCTATATCCCTTTCATCATCGTTTCAGGAACACCGGGTGAGGAACCGGCGATCGAATGTCTCTGGAGCGGGGTGACGGACTACGTCCTGAAGGACCGGATGTCGCGGCTCGTGCCGGCGGTGCTGCGCGCCCTGGACGAGGCGGCGGAAAGGGCGGCCCGCGTCCAGTCCGAAGAAGCGCTCCGCGAGAGCGAAACGAAGTACCGGCTGCTGTTCGAAAACATGACCCAGGGGGCGTTCCACCAGCGGGCGGACGGATATATCGTCGACGTCAACCCTTCGGCTCTCCGCATGTTCGGACTGCCGCGGGAAGAATTTACGGAAATCGTGTCGCGTCCATCGTCCTGGGAAGCGGTGCACGAAAACGGCTCCCCGTTCCGCGACGGTGAACTTCCGCCGTTCGCGGCACTTGCCGCAGGCAAACCCGTCGGAGGCGTCGTGGCGGGAGTCCCGAACCCCCTGACCGGGACCCGCACCTGGATGGAGATCAGCGCCATTCCGGAATTCAGGCCGGAAGAAAGCGCCCCCTTCCAGGTGGCGGTAACGCTGCACGACATCACCGAGCGAAAAAAACTGGAGACGCAGCTGCGGCAGGCGCAGAAGATGGAGGCCGCCGGCATGCTCGCGGGTGGAATCGCGCACGACTTCAACAATGCCCTCACCGGAATCCTCGGATTCAGCGAGGTGCTTAAAAAACATGTCGACGGAAACGAGGAGGCCACGGAGGAGCTGGATCGGATACGAAGTTGCGCGGAGCATGCGGCCACGTTGACGCGGCAATTGCTTATGTTCGCCCGCCGCCAGGAAATGAAGCCGGCGAACCTGGATCTCAACATGGCGATAAGGGATTCGATAAGCCTCATCCGCAAGCTGGTCGGAGCGAACATCGAGGTGCGGGACAGCCTGGCGGCCGGACTCCCTGCCATAAAAGCGGACCGGGGACAGCTGGAGCAGGTCCTGATGAACCTGTGCATCAACTCCCGGGACGCGATGCCTCACGGAGGCCGGCTTCTCATCGAAACGTCCGAAGCGGTTCCGGGAGACGAACACTTGGATAAAAACCCGGAAGCCGTCCACGGCCGCTATGCGGTTCTCTCGATTTCGGACACCGGGACGGGTATGGACGAGGACGTGCGGAAACGCGCCTTCGAGCCCTTCTTCACCACGAAGGACCCGGAAAAGGGATCCGGCCTCGGCCTGCCGGTGGCATACGGCATCGTCCGGCAACACAACGGCTTCATAAACCTCTCCAGCGAGCCCGGAAAGGGAACGGTCATCCGGATTTATTTCCCGGCCGCCGGCGCCGAACCGGACGGTCCGGCTTTCATCCAGGAATCGCCCATTCGGGGAGGGACGGAGGCGATACTGCTCGCCGAGGACGAGGAATCCCTCCGCACGCTTTTCGAGCGGATCCTCCAGGAGTTCGGATATACGGTGGTCACGGCATCCGACGGCAGGAAAGCCGTGGAAGCGGCGAAGGAAGAAAAGGATTTTTCCCTGGCGATCCTGGACCTGGTCATGCCGAGGATGAGCGGCAAGGAGGCGTTCGACGCATTGAAGAAGCGGCGGCCGGACCTGAAGGCGATCTTCATGAGCGGTTATTCCGGCGATGCGATCCGTGATTTGTACGACTTGAAGAGCGGGGTTCCTTTTCTTCAGAAACCTTTCGGCCCCTTCGTTCTGGCGAAAAAGGTGCGGGAAGTGCTGGACGGGGACTGA
- a CDS encoding HD domain-containing protein, producing the protein MIRDPIVMLDNLVLSLSDSLDLIHPKVVAHQQRVAYIALRLGREMGFRPQDLSDLMYAGVLHDIGALSVEEKVNMMMKADFERFGNHTVLGAGLLAGCTHFTRASEYVRYHHYSWGEEENWEDADERTRLSANAIHLADYVDRFVKRDRSILEQVNAVRGEISRLKGTWFSPDLVECFGKLSAQESFWLDFTSTRIYRVLMDIIAWPRVELQLWELENIGKIFARIVDYRSPFTATHSSGVAVVARELARKMYFSEKSCRLMHVAGFLHDLGKVAVPNSILDKPGKLDPAEFDIVRAHTYHTYQILSTIGGFEDIAGWASFHHERLDGKGYPFHLGGSELSLGSRIMCVADVFTAVTENRPYRTGTRRDDTMPILLNLVKSGALDGNIVRIMEGNYEEMDGIRAREQNAHLSDYKRMVAGPR; encoded by the coding sequence ATGATACGCGACCCGATCGTGATGCTGGACAACCTGGTTCTTTCCCTTTCCGATTCCCTGGACCTGATCCATCCGAAAGTAGTGGCCCACCAGCAGCGAGTCGCTTATATCGCGTTGCGGCTGGGGCGCGAAATGGGATTCCGCCCCCAGGATCTGTCCGACCTGATGTACGCCGGGGTGCTTCACGACATAGGCGCCCTCTCCGTCGAGGAGAAGGTCAACATGATGATGAAAGCGGATTTCGAGAGGTTTGGAAACCATACGGTGCTCGGAGCTGGCCTTCTGGCCGGCTGCACGCATTTCACCAGGGCATCGGAGTATGTAAGGTACCATCACTATTCATGGGGGGAAGAAGAGAACTGGGAAGACGCCGACGAGCGGACCCGGTTATCCGCCAACGCGATCCATCTTGCCGATTACGTCGATCGCTTCGTTAAAAGGGACCGGAGCATACTGGAACAGGTCAATGCGGTGCGCGGCGAAATATCCCGGCTAAAAGGGACGTGGTTCTCCCCGGACCTGGTGGAATGTTTCGGGAAGCTGTCCGCACAGGAATCGTTCTGGCTCGATTTTACCTCCACCAGGATCTATCGGGTGCTGATGGACATAATCGCGTGGCCTCGAGTGGAGCTTCAACTCTGGGAGCTTGAAAACATCGGGAAGATCTTCGCCAGGATCGTCGATTACCGCAGCCCTTTTACGGCTACCCATTCCTCCGGCGTCGCCGTGGTCGCAAGGGAACTCGCACGGAAAATGTATTTTTCCGAAAAAAGCTGCCGATTGATGCATGTGGCGGGTTTCCTGCACGATCTCGGAAAGGTTGCGGTGCCGAATTCGATCCTGGACAAACCGGGGAAGCTCGACCCGGCGGAATTCGACATCGTACGGGCGCACACCTACCATACTTACCAGATCCTCTCGACGATCGGTGGATTCGAGGATATCGCCGGTTGGGCGTCCTTCCATCATGAAAGGCTCGACGGAAAAGGATACCCGTTCCACCTCGGCGGCAGCGAGCTTTCGCTCGGCTCACGGATCATGTGCGTGGCCGACGTTTTTACCGCCGTTACCGAAAACCGTCCGTATCGCACCGGGACGAGGCGGGACGATACCATGCCGATCCTCCTCAATCTCGTGAAATCCGGCGCGCTGGACGGAAACATAGTCAGGATCATGGAGGGGAATTACGAGGAAATGGACGGGATCCGGGCGCGCGAGCAGAATGCCCACCTTTCGGATTACAAGCGCATGGTTGCCGGACCCCGGTAG
- a CDS encoding diguanylate cyclase: protein MTSTSSAWDSVRSLLLFRRPIRQRFWVFCISVAAWYLFLGILGALGARDTVYRDTVIAATIVAIPPLVLFTVLITRSLVRPLAELTRRISALAEGRVDLNTPIAVRSQDEVGTLSEQVNRLLRSLLEINTFKKVIEEDDTVDDVYLRLGHEFAQHGLDSYNIYDVDAQKNRIRCALTSGGDVERACKEDIFVNAGLCRARKTGETVASAEFPDVCRHFNIEGAHHVCVPMIIGGATGGVVQFVFRGGNGGGSATKISQSRRFIHETFPVIQAKRLTETLRESSLRDALTGLHNRRFLEEYTDILIAMSERHGSTIGLLMGDLDFFKQVNDTLGHDAGDAVLRETAGVIARSVRASDLVIRFGGEEFLVVMPDCKDAAMEIAERIRTSVGEHKVKTAKGIVQKTISFGVAEFPVDATTFWQAIKFADVALYSAKETGRNRVVRFAKEMWKDEQY, encoded by the coding sequence ATGACATCCACATCTTCGGCATGGGACTCCGTCCGCTCCTTGCTGCTTTTCCGCAGGCCGATCCGGCAGAGGTTCTGGGTGTTCTGCATATCTGTCGCGGCATGGTACCTGTTTCTTGGCATTCTCGGCGCGTTGGGGGCGCGCGATACGGTCTACCGGGATACCGTGATCGCGGCGACGATCGTCGCCATTCCTCCCCTCGTTCTTTTCACCGTCCTCATCACGCGTTCGCTGGTCCGCCCTCTTGCGGAACTGACGCGCCGCATCAGCGCACTCGCGGAGGGCCGGGTGGACCTGAACACACCGATCGCCGTCCGCTCGCAGGACGAGGTGGGCACCCTTTCCGAACAGGTGAACCGCCTGCTCCGCTCACTCCTCGAGATCAACACGTTCAAAAAGGTGATCGAGGAGGACGACACGGTCGACGACGTCTACCTGCGGCTCGGACACGAATTCGCCCAGCACGGGCTCGACAGCTACAACATCTACGACGTCGACGCCCAGAAGAACCGCATCCGGTGCGCCCTGACCTCCGGCGGGGACGTGGAACGCGCATGCAAGGAGGATATCTTCGTGAACGCGGGCCTCTGCCGCGCAAGGAAGACCGGCGAGACGGTCGCATCTGCGGAGTTCCCCGACGTGTGCCGTCACTTCAACATCGAGGGGGCGCATCACGTTTGCGTGCCGATGATAATAGGAGGGGCGACGGGCGGCGTGGTCCAGTTCGTGTTCCGCGGGGGAAACGGCGGTGGAAGCGCCACGAAGATTTCCCAATCCCGCCGGTTCATCCATGAAACCTTTCCGGTCATCCAGGCGAAGCGGCTGACGGAAACACTCCGGGAATCGTCGCTGAGGGACGCGCTCACGGGCCTCCACAACCGCCGCTTCCTCGAGGAGTACACCGATATCCTGATCGCAATGTCGGAGAGGCATGGATCCACGATCGGACTGCTGATGGGGGACCTCGACTTCTTCAAGCAGGTCAACGACACCCTGGGGCACGACGCGGGTGACGCCGTCTTGCGGGAGACCGCGGGAGTCATCGCACGGAGCGTCCGCGCGAGCGACCTCGTAATCCGCTTCGGCGGCGAGGAGTTCCTCGTGGTCATGCCCGACTGCAAGGACGCCGCAATGGAAATCGCCGAGAGGATCCGCACTTCCGTCGGTGAGCACAAGGTGAAAACCGCAAAGGGAATCGTGCAGAAGACGATAAGTTTCGGCGTGGCGGAGTTTCCGGTGGATGCGACGACCTTCTGGCAGGCTATAAAGTTCGCCGACGTGGCCCTTTACAGTGCGAAGGAAACGGGCCGTAACCGTGTCGTCAGGTTCGCGAAGGAGATGTGGAAAGACGAGCAGTACTGA
- the ccsB gene encoding c-type cytochrome biogenesis protein CcsB produces MHIALLKATTAFYLVGALLYLYFIITLKERGAKLGRMFLLIGVILHFAGFVSRYFAAGYTPITNLFESLSFFALSIVTVFLVIEVRYNLRILGSFIAPLGFAFSISAAFQSGEVARLAPALNSYWLPIHVMLLFIGDAVFAIAFGAGIMYLLQEKEVKRKRLGAIFKRLPSLDVLDEINYKCLTVGFPLLTLGIITGSIWAEYAWGSYWSWDPKETWSLITWLLYAALLHGRLTVGWRGRKAAILAIVGFCAVLFTFLGVNLLLPGLHTYSSLSG; encoded by the coding sequence ATGCACATCGCGCTGCTGAAGGCCACGACCGCCTTCTACCTGGTCGGCGCTCTCCTGTACCTGTATTTCATCATCACTCTCAAGGAGAGGGGAGCGAAGCTCGGGAGGATGTTCCTCCTGATCGGGGTCATACTGCACTTTGCCGGATTCGTCTCGAGATATTTCGCGGCCGGTTACACCCCCATCACGAACCTGTTCGAGTCCCTGTCGTTCTTCGCGCTGTCCATCGTCACCGTCTTCCTGGTCATCGAGGTGCGCTACAACCTTCGCATTCTCGGCTCCTTCATCGCGCCGCTCGGATTCGCCTTCAGCATATCCGCCGCTTTCCAGTCCGGGGAAGTCGCGCGGCTCGCCCCGGCGCTGAACTCGTACTGGCTTCCGATCCACGTCATGCTCCTGTTCATAGGCGACGCGGTTTTCGCCATAGCATTCGGCGCGGGAATCATGTACCTGCTTCAGGAAAAGGAGGTAAAGCGCAAGCGGCTGGGGGCGATCTTCAAGCGCCTGCCTTCGCTGGACGTGCTCGACGAGATCAATTACAAGTGCCTGACCGTCGGGTTCCCGCTTCTGACGCTGGGGATCATCACCGGCTCCATCTGGGCGGAATACGCCTGGGGCTCCTACTGGAGCTGGGACCCCAAGGAGACGTGGTCCCTGATCACCTGGCTGCTGTACGCTGCTCTCCTCCACGGCCGCCTGACGGTCGGATGGCGGGGAAGAAAGGCGGCGATCCTGGCCATAGTGGGTTTCTGCGCGGTCCTGTTCACGTTCCTGGGGGTCAACCTCCTGCTGCCCGGACTACATACATACTCCAGTCTCTCCGGGTGA
- a CDS encoding glutamyl-tRNA reductase has translation MSDIVIVGLNHRTAPVEVRERLAFPAETVGRALRGLVERGGVVEGVILSTCNRVEVCVLADESFKGTEAVKEFLASHHGIPRNELNGYLYHHGGGEAVKHLFRVSSSLDSMVLGEPQILGQVKDAYGYAAEFRTIGPILDKFYNKAFSVAKRVRTETKVASSAVSVSFAAVELARKIFGTLKDKTVMLIGAGEMCELAARHLLSAGVKGIMVTNRTFERAVKLAEEFDGRPVRFEELTTHLKLADIVLSSTGAPHFILKRQDVEEVIRIRKYRPMFFIDMAVPRDIDPDANQIDNVYVYDIDDLNNVIETNMEERQKEAMRAEEIVAGEVRGFLRWLEAQQITPTIVMLRKKFEEIKNAEVAKAVSMLGSEDPRTRKVVESLASAILNKVLHPPISALKKDVEGRDVTELVATVRELFDLPEDGAQPPPQEETPKE, from the coding sequence ATGAGCGACATCGTCATAGTCGGATTGAATCACCGCACGGCGCCGGTGGAGGTACGCGAGCGTCTCGCCTTTCCTGCGGAAACGGTGGGGCGGGCGCTGCGCGGACTGGTGGAGCGGGGAGGCGTTGTCGAAGGGGTGATCCTGTCAACCTGCAACAGGGTCGAAGTGTGCGTACTGGCCGACGAGTCCTTCAAGGGTACCGAAGCCGTGAAGGAGTTTCTCGCCTCCCATCACGGTATACCGCGGAACGAGTTGAACGGTTACCTCTACCACCACGGCGGGGGGGAGGCGGTGAAGCACCTCTTCCGGGTGTCGAGCAGCCTCGACTCGATGGTGCTGGGAGAGCCGCAGATCCTGGGGCAGGTAAAGGACGCCTACGGGTACGCCGCCGAGTTCCGTACGATCGGCCCTATCCTCGACAAGTTCTACAACAAGGCTTTTTCCGTTGCCAAGCGGGTGCGCACGGAGACGAAAGTGGCGAGCTCCGCCGTCTCGGTTTCCTTCGCCGCCGTGGAACTGGCGAGAAAGATTTTCGGAACGCTGAAGGACAAGACGGTCATGCTGATCGGTGCCGGGGAGATGTGCGAGCTGGCGGCTCGCCACCTTCTCTCCGCGGGCGTCAAGGGGATCATGGTGACGAACCGGACCTTCGAGCGTGCCGTCAAGCTTGCCGAAGAGTTCGACGGCAGGCCGGTTCGGTTCGAAGAACTGACGACGCATCTCAAGCTGGCCGACATCGTCCTCTCGTCGACGGGGGCGCCCCACTTCATATTGAAAAGGCAGGACGTGGAGGAAGTCATCCGTATCCGGAAATACCGGCCGATGTTCTTCATCGACATGGCCGTGCCACGGGACATCGATCCGGACGCAAACCAGATAGACAACGTTTACGTGTATGACATAGACGATCTGAACAACGTGATAGAAACGAATATGGAAGAGCGGCAAAAGGAAGCCATGCGGGCGGAGGAAATCGTGGCGGGGGAGGTGAGGGGGTTCCTCCGCTGGCTCGAGGCTCAGCAGATCACTCCCACGATAGTCATGCTGCGGAAGAAGTTCGAGGAGATAAAGAACGCGGAAGTGGCCAAGGCGGTCTCGATGTTGGGCTCGGAGGATCCGAGGACGCGCAAGGTGGTGGAGTCGCTTGCGTCCGCCATCCTCAACAAGGTCCTTCATCCGCCGATCTCGGCGCTCAAGAAGGACGTGGAAGGCCGCGACGTGACGGAACTTGTCGCGACCGTCCGCGAACTGTTCGACCTCCCGGAGGACGGGGCCCAGCCGCCTCCGCAGGAGGAAACGCCGAAAGAATAA
- the hemC gene encoding hydroxymethylbilane synthase, which produces MLLGSRGSKLALWQAGFIQFEVERKTGRKPEIVKIKTTGDMILDVPLARVGGKGLFVKEIEEALLAGNIDLAVHSMKDVPTDLPRELEIAAITKREDPRDAFLSNKVKRFDDLPQGATVGTSSLRRQTQLLGLRPDLVVADNRGNLDTRIRKMEEGRFDAIILAAAGLRRLGWEGKITQVLPVDVSLPAIGQGALGIEIRRDDAATREAVAFLNDRETAFAVRAERGFLKRLEGGCQVPIAAYGRTEGDSILLDGLVGRPDGSEILRESARGSVEDPEALGVELAERLLGRGAKRILDEVYRAAGK; this is translated from the coding sequence ATCCTTCTCGGCAGCCGGGGCAGCAAGCTCGCCCTGTGGCAGGCCGGGTTCATCCAGTTCGAGGTGGAGCGGAAGACCGGGCGGAAGCCGGAAATCGTGAAGATCAAGACGACGGGCGACATGATCCTGGACGTCCCGCTGGCGCGCGTGGGAGGGAAGGGGCTCTTCGTGAAGGAGATCGAGGAGGCGCTTCTCGCGGGAAATATCGATCTCGCCGTACACTCGATGAAGGACGTGCCGACCGACCTTCCCCGGGAACTCGAGATCGCAGCGATCACGAAGCGCGAGGATCCGCGGGACGCGTTCCTTTCCAACAAGGTGAAGCGGTTCGATGACCTTCCGCAAGGGGCGACCGTCGGAACGAGTTCGCTGCGCCGCCAGACCCAGCTCCTTGGCCTTCGCCCGGACCTGGTCGTCGCCGACAACCGCGGGAACCTGGACACCCGCATCCGGAAGATGGAGGAAGGAAGGTTCGACGCGATCATCCTGGCGGCGGCGGGCTTGCGGCGGCTGGGATGGGAAGGGAAGATCACGCAGGTGCTGCCCGTCGACGTGTCTCTCCCCGCGATCGGGCAGGGGGCGCTCGGCATAGAGATCCGGCGGGACGACGCGGCGACCCGCGAAGCCGTCGCGTTCCTGAACGACCGCGAAACGGCTTTCGCCGTGCGGGCGGAGCGCGGGTTCCTCAAGCGCCTGGAGGGCGGCTGTCAAGTGCCCATCGCCGCCTACGGCCGGACGGAGGGCGACTCCATCCTGCTCGATGGGCTCGTGGGGCGGCCCGACGGGTCGGAGATTCTCCGCGAAAGCGCCCGGGGATCTGTTGAAGATCCCGAAGCGTTGGGAGTGGAGCTGGCAGAGCGGCTTCTCGGGCGCGGGGCGAAACGGATCCTGGACGAGGTCTACCGGGCCGCGGGGAAATAA
- a CDS encoding uroporphyrinogen-III synthase, whose protein sequence is MPLSGERILVTRGEGQAGEFAGLIRKRGGVPVLFPTIRLVPPEDTAPLDGSIARLSEFDWVLFASANAAKFFCARASLLGVARKPEGVRVASVGPGTSRELERLGFPADLTAGKHTGEGLADALRGEGVAGKRFLLPRALEGRDVISAEIRRHGGAVESVVAYRNGLPERNEGAAREMEADPPDVCTFASPSAFRNFFLLMGERAAAEVLMRSRIAAIGEVTARAVAERKFEVDIMPEKYTLKGLMDAIEVRLASLPRDGGPNR, encoded by the coding sequence ATGCCGCTATCGGGGGAAAGAATCCTCGTCACCCGGGGAGAGGGCCAGGCGGGGGAATTCGCGGGCTTGATCCGGAAGCGGGGCGGCGTTCCGGTGCTATTCCCCACGATCCGGCTTGTTCCTCCGGAAGATACCGCGCCGCTCGATGGATCGATCGCACGCCTTTCCGAATTCGACTGGGTCCTGTTCGCGAGCGCCAATGCGGCGAAGTTCTTCTGCGCCCGCGCGTCGCTGCTCGGGGTTGCGCGGAAGCCCGAAGGCGTCCGCGTTGCGAGCGTGGGGCCCGGCACGAGCCGGGAGTTGGAACGCCTCGGATTCCCCGCCGACCTTACCGCAGGCAAACACACCGGGGAGGGGCTCGCGGATGCATTGCGGGGCGAAGGTGTGGCGGGGAAGAGGTTTCTGCTTCCGCGTGCGCTCGAAGGACGCGACGTGATTTCGGCGGAGATCCGCCGGCATGGCGGCGCAGTCGAATCGGTGGTGGCTTACCGGAACGGCCTGCCGGAAAGGAACGAGGGGGCCGCGCGGGAGATGGAGGCCGATCCGCCCGACGTCTGCACCTTCGCGTCGCCCTCCGCGTTTCGCAACTTCTTCCTCCTGATGGGGGAACGTGCGGCGGCGGAAGTGCTTATGCGGAGCCGTATAGCGGCGATCGGGGAAGTGACCGCCCGTGCGGTCGCCGAGAGGAAATTTGAGGTGGACATCATGCCCGAAAAATATACGCTGAAGGGATTGATGGACGCGATCGAAGTGCGCCTTGCGTCCCTCCCGCGCGATGGAGGACCGAACAGATGA
- the hemB gene encoding porphobilinogen synthase, producing MNFPEYRPRRLRKNELFRRMVRETKLSVDDLIYPLFAAAGKGIRKEVSSMPGVFQLSVENLVKEVKDVKSLGIPAVLLFGIPAKKDSLGSDAYSDKGIVQTAVRAIKDAVPGILVITDVCFCEYTDHGHCGILTKDGDVDNDATLAILAQSAVTHARAGADVVAPSDMMDGRVGAIREALDKEGYPGLPIMSYAAKYASGFYGPFRDAAESTPKSGDRRSYQMDPPNAREALREVALDVQEGADMVMVKPALAYLDIIYRVREAFDLPVAAYNVSGEYSIVKAAAKLDWVDGERMTMEILTAIKRAGADLILTYSAKEAARFLAR from the coding sequence ATGAACTTCCCCGAATACCGCCCGCGGCGCCTGCGGAAAAACGAACTGTTCCGGCGGATGGTGAGGGAGACGAAGCTCTCCGTGGACGACCTGATCTACCCCCTGTTCGCCGCCGCCGGCAAGGGGATCCGCAAGGAAGTGTCCTCCATGCCGGGAGTATTCCAGCTTAGCGTCGAGAACCTTGTAAAGGAAGTGAAGGATGTGAAATCCCTCGGAATCCCCGCGGTGCTGCTCTTCGGCATCCCGGCGAAGAAGGACTCCCTGGGATCGGACGCGTATTCCGACAAGGGCATCGTGCAGACGGCCGTCCGGGCGATCAAGGACGCCGTACCGGGAATACTGGTCATCACCGACGTGTGCTTCTGCGAGTATACGGACCACGGCCATTGCGGGATCCTGACGAAGGACGGCGACGTGGACAACGACGCCACGCTGGCGATACTGGCGCAGAGCGCGGTCACGCACGCGCGGGCGGGGGCCGACGTCGTCGCCCCATCCGACATGATGGACGGCCGGGTCGGCGCAATCCGCGAGGCGCTCGACAAGGAGGGGTACCCGGGGCTCCCCATCATGTCGTACGCCGCGAAGTACGCATCCGGTTTTTACGGCCCGTTCCGCGACGCCGCCGAAAGCACGCCGAAATCCGGCGACCGCCGCTCGTACCAGATGGATCCGCCGAACGCGAGGGAGGCCTTGCGGGAAGTGGCCCTCGACGTGCAGGAAGGCGCCGACATGGTGATGGTCAAGCCCGCGCTCGCGTATCTCGACATCATCTACAGGGTGCGCGAGGCGTTCGATCTTCCGGTGGCGGCATACAATGTGAGCGGAGAATACTCCATCGTCAAGGCGGCCGCGAAGCTGGACTGGGTGGACGGGGAAAGAATGACCATGGAGATCCTCACCGCCATCAAGCGGGCGGGCGCCGACCTGATCCTCACCTATTCCGCGAAGGAAGCGGCCAGGTTCCTGGCGCGGTGA
- a CDS encoding DUF4177 domain-containing protein, giving the protein MTEYKVVEITDVTDQAVETALNRWTSEGYRFESIHFAAQPGSRRPSMAFLFFTRGPAAEGI; this is encoded by the coding sequence ATGACGGAATACAAGGTGGTGGAGATCACCGACGTGACCGACCAGGCCGTCGAAACGGCCTTGAACCGTTGGACGTCGGAAGGCTACCGGTTCGAATCGATCCATTTCGCGGCGCAGCCTGGCAGCCGCCGCCCGTCTATGGCGTTCCTCTTCTTCACGCGCGGCCCGGCAGCGGAAGGGATTTGA
- a CDS encoding RDD family protein — protein MGIRWQDRREFMKDARRARYLSRLVAKAADFIIAMSLWHIPGAAGAFASLFYILMCDGFPGGRSAGKWLTGLKVVRVDREAMDFPSSLLRNLTVAAPFLFHLIPVAGPFLAYTVGLAVLLIETYLGFYDADGQRAGDTLAETLVVEYRQETTDVVPLPDRRA, from the coding sequence ATGGGGATACGCTGGCAGGACCGCAGGGAGTTCATGAAGGATGCGCGGCGGGCGCGGTATCTCTCGCGCCTGGTGGCCAAGGCCGCGGACTTCATAATCGCCATGTCCCTGTGGCACATCCCCGGCGCCGCAGGCGCCTTCGCTTCCCTCTTCTACATCCTGATGTGCGACGGATTCCCGGGCGGGCGCAGCGCGGGGAAATGGTTGACCGGCCTCAAGGTCGTCCGGGTCGACCGCGAGGCGATGGATTTCCCTTCGTCGCTCCTGCGCAACCTGACCGTTGCGGCCCCGTTCCTGTTCCACCTTATTCCCGTCGCGGGCCCCTTCCTCGCGTACACAGTCGGCCTGGCCGTCCTCCTCATCGAGACCTACCTCGGCTTCTACGACGCCGACGGGCAGCGGGCGGGAGACACACTCGCCGAGACGTTAGTCGTGGAATACCGGCAGGAGACGACGGATGTCGTCCCTCTTCCTGATCGACGGGCATAA